DNA sequence from the Dreissena polymorpha isolate Duluth1 chromosome 3, UMN_Dpol_1.0, whole genome shotgun sequence genome:
TGCGttaaatattttccaaataaCTGCCTTGTATAACTCTTTGCGAAATTGTCATGTCAGGCAATTTCAATTGAAACCTGTTGAATGCTTTCATTACAAGTTTTACACTCATAACAACCATGAAAAATAGCTCCATACTTGGAATGGAATCAAATTACAAGTACAGTAATCCTATTCAgttaacaattttgaaatatcTTGTACTTctaattaaataattgtaaaatggaTATATTGTGGCCCCTaaaaaatgaagacaatttaaCCACATAAATAATGACTGAGTAAATATACTTGATAGTAGCTGAATTGTGTTTCAGTATAGATTCATACACCCCTTTAGGTTGTTAAAAAGTGCACAGGTAGACTTAAAATATGCGAAAATCAAAGTTTGAAGAACATCAGCTTAAACGCAGTTTATCGTCCTGTGAAAATCAGAATGTAAAAAAGATATGTACACTGCCAGAAAGGCAATTCATTTCCATGtgcatggaaatcgctgcaaaattgatgaagttattgctGTTCAAAGGGATGCACCCAGTGTTCGGTTGATTTTGAGTTCAATaccttgtttaatatatatttgatagtgaattttctttccagagaagttgatttatcattataattcggttatttttttattcaaaatgatgtttttactaattaataccatagccacacgctaaccacctgtgggctgACATGGTGCAAGGAGGGTTGGTTGATGTGATTTAATGTGACGAATTTGTTAAGTCAGTTTGTTGGATCATTTCAGTTGATTAATATTCATGttacaaatgtatttctttatgaaGGATATGTAAAACCTCGGCTTTATTTCCGCATGTTTCTTCTTAATATAACTAACTATGTTACATCCTATAATAATACAATCcgtaaaataatataatgtaacaagagctgtcaaaaaACAGATTTCGatttttcgagtgcttgacagtataatgtaagccatcaatggaaaattgttcatattcaataagttcaaggtaatatagtgaaattctaagtggaagaggaccataattgaaacatattgatcgcttatgttttaaagaagttgtactttatagacgattttGAGTTCAGGAATATTTGCCACAATCTATTGactatttgtaaagacataaaacaaactaataatattttagttcaagtttgatagcaatagcttggatggggggatggttggacggtccatcaaaaaaaaaataaatatatatatttttttttaccatgtttaaaacaaattgggGTTGGGATTGGGGTCGGGgaggagaggggggtataatgtgggggtttGGTCATTAATTAGAtgttctttcaaaaataagaaaaagaaaggaacaaaataaaacaaaaacaaattggggggagggaggggggttCTAgggtggggcatggggtattgtttgggtggagtccactgtggtatgtcaggtaagtgttgttttgtcaaagtatgattcaaatctgatcataaataaagaagttatgacaatttgagcacaatttaataatttgaacttgGGAGTCAAtttaattcaaaggtcaatgtctaattcaacttgccaggtacagtaccctcatgataacaagaaagtatttgaagtatgaaagcaatattctagatactttagaagtaaaatggatctatacaaacaaattaacaaaatatttaaagtaacttagaagaaagggccataattccgtcaaaatgccaaccagagctatgcaacttttcctgtgcagtccccttatgatagttatcGAGTGTTCCAGTTCTGAAAGCAACAGCTATGATACTTGAgcagtaaagtggaccaaaacacaaaacttaaccaaattgtcaattttctaataataataggcgccataattctgtcaaaatgccagtcagagttacataacggtgtctgcacagtcccctaattatagttagtaagtgttgcaagtatgaaagcaattagctttgatactttaggaataaagtacacctaaacacaaaacttaacaacattttcaattttcaaagtataaaaaggaacattattcttacaaaatgcttgatacagttgtctgctcttgtttatagattggggtcatgtttgtaaaaaaaatgcaaaatataaatgcaatatgtcaagggacatagaaaatatttgaggtggaacgcaaactttaaaattccaacgctcacgccgggttgagtaggatagcttcactatatatatttcaaatataatagtaGAGCTAAAAAGTGGCATAACTCTACAAATATATGCTGACCGAGTTatgaccttgacctacacaattgtcttgttgcaataaagaagtttttcaagtttgagttaaatatctttgatagtgttaaaggttaagaaatttaacaacatattctaagttaaaaatggtcattactttaaaaatattgagGACAGAGTTATCCAGCTAGACTGTAACAAGTGTCTTGACGCCATAAGGAAGTAGTCCAAGACTAAATTGATTATCTTTGATAGTATTCAAATTATTGAACCAGAAGTTCTAAGTTAAAAAGGGGCttaactctaaaaataatttaaaggttaattcaggttgtcaagcaattgtaataatgtaatgactttattacaattcaggttgcaTGTGGAGacatttttttgtcattcataggttgTATTATCTTACTAAGATacacttttatatacatgtatacactatcttttgcaataatctgtgtttgaaaatgcgatcagaggCAATATTAAACCAATAAATAAGTGTAtcacactttcgggcgttataacaattcagtttttcaagcaattgtaataattgaataactttattacaatttagtttgtatgagaacaccttttaaTGTCATTCATAGATCGTAGTGccctattaatataaattttatatacatgtagctatGAACTGGGACTTTAATAAGGTGCTATCTTTTGAACTTTATATGACCTTGTCTTAAGAGTCAGCCAGCTGAGCATAATTGGGTAATACACACGTCCATGCCAGGTTACGGTGTGAcacatattgatatatatatttttgaaataaaatagtgGGAATTACAGGCCGTAAACGCCCTGTGTTTACATATAGTTTTGTCATCAACATTTGAGCTTTAAATAGGAACTTAAACTGTATGATAGCTATCTGCGTTTGATGTTGAAACCATAATCTAATATCAATTAATATCTCTGCCTAATTTGAACtatctgattaccttaacataatccaaaactttaattttaggaaatacatatcaaaattaagactttcgtcccacatgttaaaatttgaatctgggagacatacagatattcctaaaaacgaacgcaaatgtaatatatgtaactcaaatgatattgaagacgaatatcattttgtaattgtatgtcctctttatacagatataagaaaaatgtatattgacaaattctattataaccgacctagtatgcatacatttattcttttgttaacaaataataaaaccaaagtcctaaataaactcgcgatatattgtaaaaatgcttttaaaatgagaactgatacattgaatgcaaacgttgagtaattcgatggccttagtgcatttttaacacctttttatgtactagtttggtcactttcgcatttctatgcatgtgcctattgcttatatattgtcagttttgtatatgtaagatgaactgtaaatgttcaagttatatgaataaactttctgttctctTCTGTTCTGTCCtaatttatttgattgtttgcattattATATGGGAACACTATTCGGTCTATCACCTTTTTACAATGAAATTGTGTTGCCATATTAGGAAATTCACATTAATGGCAGATACGTGGTTTAAGTATTAAGCATCTAACATTTTAAGTGTTTACATGTGTTTCAAAATAGTTTTAATCCTTTAATAATTCTATATGTACAGTTCACATTACTTGATTAAGGCGGTTAAAACTATCGcacaaattttaattaactttaaacACCATTGTATGGTACAATTGTTTTTTATGAAACACAGAGCGTGTTATTTTCGAATTGTCATTTTATGTAAACTCATAAAACTTAATAACTGATATTGTAATTATCTCACGTGGTTTAATGAGAAATATCATCAATGAATTGTTTCAAATACCAACAATGACGGTGAACATTATCGATATTGTCAACTGGTACACTGTAAAATGACGAAATTATTTTGACGTATCATTCTCGCAAAAgtatcaaatttaaatattttaaaatataaatacacggCTAacaagcattaaacaggtattttttaattgttggttTCCATAGATTGTTGACTTTATTCATTCGCGCTCATAGGAAATAAGCTTTTTTACTCATTGCTGCGCCACTGAGAAAAAATAATACTTTTGTTTCCTCGTGAAAAACAAGCAATACACTActataaaaatgatgacaaatTGTCTGTAGGTAATTACCACCCTGTGtccattttaattgttatttctaAAATCCTTGAAAAGGTAGTTTATGACCAGGTTGAatcttattttaaagataataaattattgtataaatttcagtcAGGTTTTAGAAGTGGCTTCTCCACGGATACTTGTTTAATTCACCTAACAGATTTTATCAGGTATGAAAATGATAAAGGTAATATTGTTGGCATGGTTATGTTAGATTTACAGAAGGCGTTTGATACAGTCGACCACTCAATTCTTCTCATGAAGCTTCGTGCATCCGGTCTTAGTGATAGCGTTTTAAACTGGTTCAAATCATACTTGTCGGATAGAAACCAGCTTGTTGATGTCTCCGGTACCTTTTCTTCTAAGCCCAGTATAACCTGTGGTGTACCCCAAGGCTCAATCCTTGGACCCCTTCTTTTTCTAATTTACGTGAATGATATGTcagctgtggttaaaaataaattgttattatatgctgatgattctggaatccttgtttctggtaaaagtgtacttgatgttgaaaaggcactaacaGATGATATGAACTTGGTTAGCCAATGGTTGATCGACAATAAGTTGTCATTGCACTTAGGTAAAACTGAGTCAATTGTGTTTGGGTTAAAGCAAAAACTTAGGTCACAATCTAGCATTGATATATCTTGTAATGGTACACCCATTGCTTCTACATCATCCGTTTAGTATCTTGGAATTACCCTTGACCAAAACCTCTCTTTCTGCTCAATGGCTGAGTCTCTTTTGAAAAAGGCCAATTCTAGGTTAAAATTCCTTTATCGTAAGAAAGATTTCCTTACTTTGCATACGAAGAAACTTCTTGTAATGTCACTGATTCAgtgtcattatgattatgcttgttctgtttggtataatagtataactcagtctttaagaaataagttacaaacctgtcaaaataagttaattaggtttgttcttgaccttgattctagagttcatattgaccaatctcactttaagtccctcaactggttaccagttcacatgagagtaaatcaaataatgttatgtcatgtcttcaaaataagaaatggcctttttccagattacttgagtgaacactttgtttcccaagattctatgcataattacagcactgggcttagtaaaaagggtgggtattgtttacccaaggtcaaatgtcatggttccaaatccttttcttttaacagcattaaactctggaactctttacctgagtcactcacagaggtcaacaggttagaaggctttaaggttgccattaaaagtcatttaatgaataatatttatttttttatatatgtgtatcttttcacttttaataagcagatattaacttcgtcttaggtttttatttttaataattattagttcattcttcataacatacattttagcaatatatttaatttagataattcatgatacctcatatcatcaaattacaactgtcaaaatatctatgtgttgcaataattgataacattatcaattgatcttagtttccagctcctgtcatattttctatgcactacactgtaactccaatataacgcgctccgttataacgctgaatccaatataacgcggagggtgcttggatcccattttttctccaaccttccatttgatttctgattcaaatccgtattatgcaacttcatgtattttaagacaattcaaagatggcggcaatcacatgttgattgctttattcaaccgtccgttgaaccgattataatcgcctcgaggttaaacaacaccgacagctaattggtgttaatctgttgtgtaatgtcaataaaggtgtgaaaaactcgcgtgtcagtgtttattacatgtatttctcatcagagcggttcagtgcgataatttccataagttaagtgcaagcgggatagttatacaattcaagtaattcaaaacgattgaaacattcttactttgatatggttgcagtttaaCTATATttaatgagcggctgtgaaatatactgcctactgtataaaacaactttttctgtcattttattatcattctagtattatgtcatttaatctctttcagttcgtgtataagaaattaaataatgcagacgatttatttacatgcgaacgcagtgtactggcaattgttaacagagtttcactttcattttcgcgcggtatcagaaagtccccgggaaacacgttttttgcatgcgtataacgcaatataacaattttttgtacgtgagtcgtattgcattcaatcttaatttaaagttgctcgtccaatgaaagctctgccccataatgcactgtagcAACTACAGGGCAGAGACTTTAGCCCTCATGAAGGCAGTGTCAATGATTGAAGACTCGACCGAAGATGTCAACTCGATAGTCTTCTTTACAGATGCCATGTCTGTATTAGAAGCCCTGACCAACAACAAGGTTCCTCAGCTTGCAAATGCCTTACAAAGAATCAGCACCAACCTAAACGTGACCCTCCAGTGGATCCCAGCACACTGTGGAGTGGCCGGAAATGAAGATGCTGACCAACTGGCAAAACAAGGTGCTCAGTTAGATCAGCCACCTGTGCAAGTAAGCTACAAGGAGaaagttaccatcattaaatcacTTACCCGGCCAAGACAAGAGGCAGATGCATATCATCTCCTAAGCAGGGCAGAGCAAGTGATAATGGTCAGACTCCGATCAGGGCACAACCGACTCaatgcacacatgcataaaaaatacaGACTGGCCCCGTCACCGACCTGTCCGTGTGGCACAGAAGACCAAACAGCCGAACACATCCTCCAAAGATGTAAACGTCACGACCAGGAGCGAGCTACAAAGTGGCCCCAGGACACAACCCTCCATCAGAAACTTTATGGAGACGTGGATGACCTGAGACGGACCACATCATTTATCGAAGAAACTGGTGTGATCGTGTAGAGCGAacgccaagaagaagaagaagaagatgcaCTGTACTTTTAACACTTCTGacaatggcatatatgcgtacagttgtgtttacgaatttcttaaacatatatcgtcattaatgttcaagataattattttttagtgatgttgcaattttattggattatcggataaatgtgcacataagaaaagcggtatgtatactgttatcgatacaattcggtttatatgcatgtatttgcgtcaacacagcatggcaacatgtcacatgacctatattataggctattctatacctgttttgtttatagcgccctgcagtaaatgagctcaaaacctataacgcggatccgttttaacgctgtttcgcggcttggacaccattgaccgcgctatattggagttacagtgtaatatgaaaagttataaaacaaaataaaaaaatgatttaaaaaatctgTCACACATA
Encoded proteins:
- the LOC127872543 gene encoding uncharacterized protein LOC127872543, whose translation is MHCSNYRAETLALMKAVSMIEDSTEDVNSIVFFTDAMSVLEALTNNKVPQLANALQRISTNLNVTLQWIPAHCGVAGNEDADQLAKQGAQLDQPPVQVSYKEKVTIIKSLTRPRQEADAYHLLSRAEQVIMVRLRSGHNRLNAHMHKKYRLAPSPTCPCGTEDQTAEHILQRCKRHDQERATKWPQDTTLHQKLYGDVDDLRRTTSFIEETGVIV